A single genomic interval of Lacrimispora sphenoides JCM 1415 harbors:
- a CDS encoding DNA adenine methylase gives MNEKYNVARAWGYYGGKAKVVDRILSCLPLEYTSWHELFIGGGSITFSKEKPACCHKEVINDYDRTISNFYRVLSDKQMGKRLMDELLHQGMNKVTFMKAREYVLYNNNRMYDFELAVSTYIEISQSFSALRNNYAVGRKESTYENAIKHHLPRVRERLLSGIDIKSEDAIMLLDGIREDYGAMVYLDPPYRSELRNGRGYRCELNTLQQIRLLRVLQKCKCRVMLSGYRDEIGPDLYDSYLLPYGFKLYKLSEVVKSCQTKKKKDKAVEYIWCNYELPSGALVEGEITPRYKYVQYDEYLDDKIIKKVS, from the coding sequence ATGAACGAGAAATATAATGTGGCTAGAGCATGGGGATATTACGGTGGAAAGGCAAAAGTGGTTGACAGGATTTTATCCTGTCTCCCATTAGAGTATACTTCATGGCATGAATTGTTCATTGGAGGCGGGAGTATTACATTTAGCAAAGAGAAGCCTGCTTGCTGCCATAAAGAAGTAATTAACGATTATGATAGAACTATTTCCAATTTCTACAGGGTTTTATCAGATAAACAGATGGGCAAGCGTTTAATGGATGAGTTGTTGCATCAGGGCATGAATAAAGTCACTTTCATGAAGGCCAGGGAATATGTGTTATATAACAATAATAGAATGTATGACTTTGAATTAGCTGTTTCAACTTATATTGAAATATCCCAAAGCTTTTCGGCACTGAGAAATAATTATGCAGTTGGAAGAAAAGAGAGTACATATGAAAATGCAATTAAACATCACTTACCAAGAGTAAGGGAGAGATTATTATCTGGAATTGATATAAAAAGCGAAGATGCCATCATGCTTTTAGATGGTATCAGGGAGGATTATGGGGCAATGGTATATTTGGACCCTCCATATAGAAGTGAACTAAGAAATGGCAGAGGGTACCGATGTGAATTAAACACATTACAACAGATACGCTTACTAAGAGTTTTACAAAAGTGTAAATGCAGAGTAATGCTGTCTGGATACCGGGATGAAATTGGCCCTGACCTGTATGATTCATATTTGCTCCCGTATGGCTTTAAACTTTATAAGCTTAGCGAAGTTGTAAAGAGTTGTCAGACTAAGAAAAAAAAGGATAAAGCTGTAGAATATATATGGTGTAATTATGAGTTACCAAGTGGGGCATTGGTTGAGGGAGAAATCACTCCTAGATATAAATATGTACAATATGATGAATATTTAGATGATAAAATCATTAAAAAAGTTAGTTAA
- a CDS encoding tyrosine-type recombinase/integrase, whose translation MVKNSRKREGVRRDDKGRILPKGISQRADGRYIWRFTHDGFTYPPVYNKDLKSLKDIVAVKKADILQGTFNMPNKMTLNQYFKHYMENYKKGNIKAVSYENILDYWRWYVQDSLGVRQIQKIKRIDFINLYKKLQTREIKPISWGTVCMINNIVFNVLEKAYVEDIIPKNPAHKVLEDVRQMTKVKEREALTVEQVNLFLDYIDSHRFYKYHKNFFTVLLGTGMRVGECCGLCEDDVNFEEGYLKIYKTLYYRNSDGAGRRKLMGGTKSRSGTRTLPLLKGVRCALEDQLEWKQNTKLKCKETVESVIEAGDVVKLQNKYSKFIFLTQDRTAYTPDYVTQIIKKVVRSYNRDEERKAKEKNRKAIKLPEFSAHYTRHTFATRAEENGVSIERIALWLGHSKNEGGQTTRRYVHKNWEDGWKELKGDEELLDKVRVV comes from the coding sequence ATGGTTAAGAATAGCAGAAAAAGAGAAGGTGTAAGGCGTGATGATAAAGGGCGTATACTACCTAAGGGAATTAGCCAAAGAGCCGATGGTCGGTATATCTGGAGATTTACACATGATGGGTTCACTTATCCTCCTGTTTATAATAAGGATTTGAAGAGCTTAAAGGATATTGTTGCAGTCAAAAAAGCTGATATTTTGCAAGGAACTTTTAATATGCCAAATAAGATGACGCTAAACCAGTATTTTAAGCATTATATGGAAAATTACAAAAAGGGAAACATAAAGGCGGTATCTTATGAAAATATACTTGATTACTGGAGGTGGTATGTTCAGGATAGCTTAGGAGTTCGTCAAATACAGAAAATTAAAAGGATTGATTTTATTAATCTGTATAAGAAATTGCAGACTAGGGAAATAAAACCTATATCATGGGGAACTGTGTGTATGATAAATAACATAGTCTTTAATGTATTGGAAAAAGCATACGTGGAAGATATAATCCCAAAGAATCCGGCTCATAAAGTGTTAGAGGATGTTCGGCAAATGACAAAGGTAAAAGAGAGAGAAGCTCTTACAGTAGAACAAGTAAATCTGTTTCTTGATTATATTGATAGTCACAGATTTTATAAGTATCATAAGAACTTTTTCACTGTTCTATTGGGGACCGGAATGAGGGTAGGGGAATGTTGCGGTCTATGTGAAGATGACGTGAATTTTGAGGAAGGTTATTTAAAAATTTATAAAACACTATATTATAGAAACTCTGATGGAGCGGGTAGAAGGAAACTTATGGGTGGGACAAAGAGCAGGTCTGGAACTAGAACGCTACCACTTTTAAAAGGTGTACGTTGTGCACTGGAAGATCAGCTGGAATGGAAACAAAATACGAAGCTAAAATGTAAAGAAACAGTGGAATCTGTTATTGAAGCTGGAGATGTGGTGAAATTACAAAATAAATATTCAAAATTTATTTTTCTGACACAAGATAGGACGGCATACACTCCTGATTATGTGACTCAGATTATTAAAAAGGTAGTTCGTTCCTATAATAGAGATGAAGAACGTAAAGCAAAAGAGAAAAATAGGAAAGCCATAAAACTTCCAGAGTTTTCCGCACATTATACTCGGCATACTTTTGCAACCAGAGCGGAGGAGAATGGAGTAAGTATTGAACGAATAGCTCTTTGGTTAGGGCATTCCAAGAACGAGGGTGGCCAAACAACAAGGAGATATGTACATAAAAATTGGGAGGATGGCTGGAAGGAATTGAAGGGTGATGAAGAATTGTTGGATAAGGTACGAGTGGTATAG
- a CDS encoding PIN domain-containing protein, whose translation MKYVLLDTNIVLDMVIDRRNQVTDAILSSFIKLLDYNEIRLIVPEIVKVETKRHLDEELALVGKQLHKVMKNIDDLYGVATYTIDGLDIREYKKHSKQELAKAYEMYERNEAEYKKELVKTIDMVFEHSNSLVITCDDFLSNAVTKRRIFKRAPFHIEKKESYGDGLIAEILINLGRYVPLKSSDEILFVTGNYTDFCVGKNAKTILLSDIVDDINAAGVPCPVNCINNFGQLIGKELKDNVEAANLSAEFAEELLEQYEEEMEQLAMEVRDMDRESADLTPMAGYSNKLGEDLIDSDFVADVVKAFDELNKIYSTLEYECCDALYEELSEKIKYASILEIPEILNKFKKVFDMFSFLPCIGNDTVEDFTFEDLATVLEWLDKQQKLMQDISAIDCLPDSIYYGDTIDIENSELKTLKFSLDDLFLDPEEGSSEDIDMRLYDSDGEILATGCVSVTYGFIEFDEDGGVGDGLSDDISYNYKDIIDALRDVIDEWREFVIKQVEITNLLMEELN comes from the coding sequence ATGAAATATGTTTTGTTGGATACTAATATTGTTTTAGATATGGTTATTGATAGAAGAAACCAAGTCACTGACGCAATATTATCTAGTTTCATTAAGCTACTCGATTATAATGAAATCAGGTTAATCGTGCCTGAAATTGTTAAGGTTGAGACAAAGAGGCATCTTGATGAAGAGTTGGCTCTTGTTGGCAAGCAGTTACATAAGGTCATGAAAAATATTGATGATTTATATGGAGTTGCTACATATACTATTGATGGTCTTGATATTAGGGAATACAAAAAGCATTCAAAACAAGAATTGGCTAAGGCATATGAGATGTATGAAAGAAATGAGGCGGAGTATAAGAAGGAATTGGTGAAAACTATTGATATGGTATTTGAACATAGTAATAGTTTGGTAATTACTTGTGATGATTTTTTAAGTAATGCAGTTACAAAACGAAGAATTTTCAAGCGGGCACCGTTTCATATTGAAAAGAAAGAGTCATATGGTGATGGACTAATTGCAGAAATCCTTATTAATCTTGGACGATATGTTCCGTTAAAATCTTCTGATGAGATTTTATTTGTTACAGGGAATTATACTGATTTTTGTGTCGGAAAGAACGCAAAAACAATACTTCTGTCTGATATAGTTGATGATATTAATGCGGCGGGCGTGCCTTGCCCGGTGAATTGTATAAATAATTTTGGCCAGCTTATTGGGAAGGAGCTTAAGGATAATGTTGAGGCTGCAAATTTAAGCGCTGAATTCGCTGAAGAGCTACTAGAGCAATATGAAGAAGAGATGGAACAGCTTGCAATGGAAGTTCGGGATATGGATAGAGAAAGCGCTGATCTTACTCCTATGGCCGGATATTCTAATAAATTAGGAGAAGATCTTATCGATAGTGACTTTGTGGCCGATGTTGTAAAAGCCTTTGATGAACTCAACAAAATATATAGCACCCTCGAATATGAATGCTGTGATGCTCTATATGAGGAGCTAAGCGAGAAGATTAAATATGCATCTATCCTAGAAATACCTGAAATATTAAATAAATTCAAAAAGGTATTTGATATGTTTTCTTTTCTTCCTTGTATTGGTAACGACACAGTTGAGGATTTTACATTCGAAGATTTGGCAACGGTTCTTGAATGGCTTGATAAACAACAAAAATTGATGCAGGATATATCAGCTATAGATTGTTTGCCCGATAGTATATATTATGGTGATACAATCGATATCGAGAATAGTGAATTAAAGACATTGAAATTTAGTCTTGATGATTTATTTCTTGATCCAGAAGAAGGCTCTAGTGAAGATATTGATATGAGGCTTTATGATTCTGATGGAGAAATCTTGGCCACAGGTTGTGTAAGTGTTACATATGGATTTATTGAGTTTGATGAAGATGGTGGTGTTGGCGACGGACTTTCAGATGATATTTCTTACAATTATAAGGATATTATAGATGCATTAAGAGATGTAATAGATGAATGGAGAGAATTTGTTATTAAACAGGTTGAGATCACCAATCTACTTATGGAAGAATTAAACTAG